One Methanohalophilus mahii DSM 5219 genomic window carries:
- a CDS encoding sugar phosphate isomerase/epimerase family protein gives MIGASSFAAPLPELDEYVDSVELYIPKLGVYNGKTLDRERLFSILDELSTCDLETSIHAPYFADVPTYPSDLVVDTAAMGKQDFRLMEESIDLAAEIGSHVVVIHPGIQRADYEKSFSKMIANLKELAAFASDRGVVLGLENKENTAPDNLCCGAEEVIRAVLEVDSPSLGITFDVGHANLTCRGDCGLLRHFARLFAEHVVHVHVHDNYGECKGDYFGDAHLGPGSGCIDYTVLEELSGFDGIFNLEVFSLDDVIAGRDKLDEMFP, from the coding sequence ATGATTGGTGCATCTTCCTTTGCAGCCCCGCTGCCTGAACTCGATGAGTATGTTGATTCTGTTGAACTCTATATTCCCAAGCTTGGTGTATATAATGGGAAAACACTGGACAGGGAGAGGCTCTTTTCAATACTTGATGAATTGTCCACCTGTGATCTGGAGACATCGATCCACGCTCCTTATTTTGCCGATGTACCAACCTATCCTTCTGATCTTGTGGTTGATACAGCAGCCATGGGCAAACAGGATTTCAGACTCATGGAAGAGTCCATTGATCTTGCCGCAGAGATTGGTTCCCATGTTGTTGTCATTCATCCTGGTATCCAGAGAGCAGATTATGAAAAATCTTTCAGTAAAATGATTGCAAACCTGAAAGAACTGGCAGCCTTTGCTTCAGACAGAGGTGTGGTACTGGGACTTGAAAATAAGGAAAATACAGCTCCTGATAATCTCTGCTGTGGTGCAGAGGAAGTTATAAGGGCAGTGCTTGAAGTTGATTCTCCCTCTCTTGGTATCACTTTTGATGTTGGTCATGCCAACCTGACCTGCAGGGGAGACTGTGGCCTGCTCAGGCACTTTGCCCGGCTTTTTGCAGAACATGTTGTCCATGTACACGTTCACGATAATTACGGGGAATGCAAGGGTGATTATTTCGGAGATGCACACCTTGGGCCAGGTTCGGGTTGTATCGATTATACCGTACTCGAAGAATTGTCAGGATTTGACGGAATATTCAATCTTGAAGTCTTTTCTCTGGATGATGTCATTGCAGGAAGGGATAAACTGGATGAAATGTTTCCCTGA
- a CDS encoding universal stress protein yields the protein MSYNKMLISVDGSGYSEQVLEAGMEIAKDLDSRIYVAYVIHPGSSLLSNPDSWSPSRRVLEEMGKNAFRKAMVIAKEKGLSCETKMLEGYPADKIIDFAERKNVDMIVIGSRGQQSTKKFLLGGVAEKVIRNSKKPVYVVR from the coding sequence ATGAGTTACAACAAGATGCTTATTTCCGTTGACGGTTCCGGTTATTCGGAACAGGTGCTTGAAGCAGGGATGGAAATTGCAAAGGATTTGGATAGTCGTATTTACGTTGCTTATGTGATACATCCGGGTTCATCCCTTCTGTCAAACCCTGATTCCTGGAGTCCTTCCCGCCGTGTGCTGGAGGAGATGGGCAAAAACGCATTTCGGAAGGCCATGGTTATTGCAAAAGAGAAAGGTTTGTCCTGCGAGACAAAAATGCTGGAAGGATATCCTGCAGATAAGATCATCGATTTTGCTGAACGAAAGAATGTCGATATGATCGTCATTGGTTCCAGAGGTCAGCAGAGCACCAAAAAATTCCTGCTTGGCGGTGTTGCGGAGAAGGTCATACGCAATTCCAAAAAACCTGTATATGTGGTTCGTTGA
- a CDS encoding aconitase X, which translates to MYLTPEEERIMSGESGPTLQKAMEILVALGDIYEADRLIPIKSAQIAGVSYKTMGDAGLEWISDLDGKVQVPSILNPAGMDLERWQEMGVSAEFAQKQQEIIQAYSSLGIEVQCTCTPYYLQSFSATYGDHLAWSESSAVSYANSVIGARTNREGGPSALCAALVGKTANYGYHLDENRIPELMISVDCELDASDYAVLGYIAGKAAGKRVPLFRMRSTPHRDQLKALGAAMAASGAVALYHVEGVTPESCRKDFELPAEQLTIERTQIDEVYETVSGDGITECDSAAVGCPHCSPEELEEVAAKLEGKVVDNNVWIFTSREVAEFNPRLVERIEKSGAKVLCDTCMVVSPATDKLSHMAVNSGKAYAYLPGMCKVAATIANIEKCMEKGGGSHSD; encoded by the coding sequence ATGTATCTCACACCTGAAGAAGAACGAATAATGTCAGGGGAAAGCGGACCTACCCTACAAAAGGCCATGGAAATCCTGGTCGCATTGGGTGATATATATGAGGCAGACCGCCTGATTCCCATTAAAAGTGCCCAGATTGCAGGCGTTTCCTATAAAACGATGGGTGATGCTGGTCTGGAATGGATATCCGATCTTGACGGCAAGGTGCAGGTGCCTTCCATCCTCAATCCTGCCGGCATGGATCTTGAAAGATGGCAGGAGATGGGAGTATCTGCTGAATTCGCCCAAAAGCAGCAGGAGATCATCCAGGCATATAGCAGTCTGGGTATAGAGGTCCAGTGTACATGCACGCCTTACTACCTGCAAAGTTTCTCGGCGACCTACGGTGATCATCTTGCCTGGAGTGAATCCTCGGCTGTATCCTACGCCAATTCCGTTATTGGAGCCCGTACCAATCGTGAGGGTGGCCCTTCTGCTCTCTGTGCAGCCCTTGTGGGTAAAACCGCAAACTATGGCTATCATCTGGATGAGAACAGGATACCTGAACTTATGATCTCCGTGGACTGTGAACTGGATGCTTCGGACTATGCAGTCCTGGGCTATATCGCAGGCAAAGCAGCAGGTAAACGTGTGCCCTTGTTCAGGATGCGATCCACACCTCACAGGGACCAGCTCAAAGCGCTGGGTGCTGCAATGGCCGCATCGGGTGCGGTAGCCCTCTATCATGTGGAAGGTGTCACTCCTGAAAGCTGCAGGAAAGATTTCGAGCTGCCCGCGGAACAATTGACGATTGAAAGAACCCAGATAGATGAAGTTTATGAAACAGTATCAGGTGATGGAATAACAGAATGTGACAGCGCTGCTGTGGGTTGTCCTCACTGTTCACCGGAAGAACTGGAAGAGGTTGCTGCAAAGCTTGAAGGTAAAGTAGTGGATAACAATGTCTGGATATTTACTTCCAGAGAAGTTGCTGAGTTCAATCCCAGGCTTGTAGAACGTATCGAGAAAAGTGGTGCAAAGGTTCTCTGTGACACATGTATGGTGGTCTCCCCGGCAACCGATAAGTTATCTCACATGGCAGTAAATTCCGGAAAAGCCTATGCCTACCTGCCTGGAATGTGCAAGGTGGCCGCAACAATTGCAAATATTGAAAAATGCATGGAAAAGGGGGGTGGTTCCCATTCGGATTAA
- the mtrE gene encoding tetrahydromethanopterin S-methyltransferase subunit E encodes MEPLIGMGVLALMGAAATIAGASEDLESDVGSQSNPNSQVQLAPQMMYPHRIFNKAISGEPPSNALIAAVGGASASVLMSAYSMSVVFAIAVGALIAAGIHGTYATTAYLGRSASQKRFRQPIYLDMVRSHVPVMMGFAYITTFCILVVSYLMTSVLAHPFPLTLLAFIWGITIGAVGSSTGDVHYGAEREFQNVEFGSGLNAANSGNIVRKAECGLRNGIDNSWFCAKFGGPLTGLAFGMVVFLSGWITTIFDPSMGANIGWLAIVAGLAIILILVLGNRRLEVFARKQYGPYKEDEEVTA; translated from the coding sequence ATGGAACCACTCATAGGAATGGGTGTGTTGGCACTAATGGGTGCAGCGGCAACTATCGCCGGTGCATCGGAAGATCTGGAATCCGATGTCGGTTCTCAGAGTAACCCGAACTCCCAGGTACAGCTGGCACCCCAGATGATGTATCCACACAGGATTTTTAACAAAGCCATTTCAGGTGAACCACCCTCCAATGCATTAATTGCAGCGGTCGGAGGTGCATCTGCATCGGTGCTTATGAGCGCCTACAGTATGTCAGTGGTCTTTGCCATAGCAGTTGGAGCTCTCATTGCAGCCGGTATACACGGCACTTACGCAACAACTGCATATTTGGGAAGGAGCGCAAGCCAGAAAAGATTCAGACAGCCCATATATCTTGACATGGTTCGTTCACACGTACCTGTTATGATGGGATTTGCCTATATTACCACATTTTGTATCCTTGTTGTGTCATATCTCATGACATCAGTCCTGGCACATCCCTTCCCGCTTACCCTGCTTGCATTCATATGGGGTATCACTATAGGAGCAGTAGGCTCTTCCACCGGGGATGTGCACTATGGTGCAGAACGTGAATTCCAGAATGTGGAATTCGGATCCGGGCTTAACGCTGCAAACTCTGGTAACATCGTGAGGAAGGCAGAATGCGGACTGAGAAACGGTATTGACAACTCCTGGTTCTGCGCCAAATTCGGAGGACCTCTGACAGGCCTTGCTTTTGGTATGGTAGTATTCCTTAGTGGATGGATCACTACAATATTTGACCCTTCAATGGGAGCCAATATTGGCTGGCTGGCAATTGTTGCCGGACTTGCAATCATACTTATTTTGGTCTTAGGAAACCGCAGACTGGAAGTTTTCGCACGTAAACAGTACGGTCCGTACAAAGAAGATGAAGAGGTGACTGCATGA
- a CDS encoding site-2 protease family protein, with amino-acid sequence MGFKRKSSVDPQVKQLIDWMYLQVSPFFRVYEVNYHAGSVYFYGMPRVSQKIIQESLTAQFASRGYNLAIESKLGEEVIAAIPFKQGKDRVWINIVLAIATFFTTMFAGASMFGADVIANPISVFEGLPFTIAIMGVLGSHEMGHYLAARRHGMKTSLPYFIPFPSIIGTMGAVIKHKGMIPDRKSLFDVAVSGPLVGLVASVIVTVIGLMQPPVEFSQAPGTLMIDLQMPPLFAFLQWLMGSSGQTIHPVAFAGWVGMFVTLLNLLPSGQLDGGHAMRAMLGEKAKYISSAMPVILGLIAIYIGTVMGQNAGIWFFWAILLFLFAAAGHPRPMEDRHELGGKRMLLGIVTFVLGLLCFTPVPFTVVTV; translated from the coding sequence ATGGGTTTTAAACGGAAATCTTCGGTAGACCCTCAGGTCAAACAGCTTATTGACTGGATGTATCTCCAGGTAAGTCCCTTTTTCAGGGTATATGAGGTCAACTACCATGCTGGTTCGGTCTATTTCTATGGGATGCCACGGGTTAGCCAAAAGATTATACAGGAATCCCTCACGGCACAGTTCGCATCCAGGGGTTACAACCTTGCTATCGAATCTAAATTAGGGGAAGAGGTAATTGCAGCGATTCCTTTCAAACAAGGAAAAGACAGGGTCTGGATTAATATTGTGCTTGCAATAGCCACTTTTTTTACAACCATGTTTGCCGGTGCAAGCATGTTCGGGGCAGATGTAATTGCAAATCCGATCTCTGTTTTTGAAGGTCTGCCCTTTACTATCGCTATAATGGGTGTGTTGGGTTCACATGAGATGGGACACTACCTCGCAGCTCGCAGGCATGGCATGAAAACTTCCCTGCCCTATTTCATTCCCTTTCCCTCCATAATCGGAACAATGGGGGCGGTTATCAAACACAAAGGAATGATACCGGACAGGAAATCCCTGTTTGATGTGGCAGTTTCAGGCCCTCTTGTAGGGCTTGTGGCTTCAGTAATAGTAACTGTCATCGGTCTGATGCAACCCCCTGTTGAATTCTCTCAGGCACCCGGGACCCTTATGATAGACCTGCAGATGCCTCCCCTATTTGCCTTCCTGCAATGGTTGATGGGTTCCAGTGGCCAAACCATTCACCCGGTAGCTTTTGCCGGCTGGGTGGGCATGTTTGTGACCCTGCTCAACCTGCTACCTTCGGGCCAGCTGGATGGAGGGCATGCCATGCGTGCAATGCTTGGTGAAAAAGCGAAATACATTTCTTCCGCAATGCCTGTTATACTCGGATTGATAGCTATTTATATAGGCACTGTAATGGGCCAGAATGCCGGGATCTGGTTTTTCTGGGCGATTTTACTCTTCCTTTTCGCTGCCGCAGGCCATCCCCGTCCAATGGAAGACAGGCATGAACTTGGAGGTAAAAGGATGCTACTGGGAATAGTTACCTTTGTGCTGGGCCTGCTGTGCTTCACACCGGTTCCTTTCACTGTAGTTACTGTTTAA
- a CDS encoding DUF5806 family protein: MNRYEKFKKMENKTYSEVNRYLKSTTHLTAREWMIARLCADFKNVSDHSEMTWIGENLPDIVPFAEGPYSRQEVSNAHSTFKKKVRRSGTTFFYAYYAGLIGQEEMLAMIHSMIGDIGELLKIEGGELSESHSEEVQLLIAQVLKNINEADGFEY; this comes from the coding sequence ATGAATAGGTATGAGAAATTCAAGAAAATGGAAAACAAGACATACTCTGAAGTTAACAGGTACCTTAAATCTACAACTCATTTGACAGCGCGTGAATGGATGATAGCCCGCCTCTGTGCAGATTTCAAAAATGTATCCGACCATTCTGAAATGACCTGGATAGGTGAAAACCTGCCGGATATTGTACCATTTGCAGAGGGTCCGTATTCCAGGCAGGAAGTATCCAATGCCCATTCCACCTTCAAGAAAAAAGTCAGGCGTAGTGGCACAACATTTTTTTATGCATATTATGCAGGACTGATAGGCCAGGAAGAAATGCTTGCCATGATCCATAGCATGATAGGGGATATAGGAGAGTTGCTCAAGATTGAAGGCGGGGAATTATCCGAATCTCATTCAGAGGAAGTGCAGCTATTGATAGCCCAGGTCCTCAAAAATATCAATGAAGCAGATGGATTTGAGTACTGA
- a CDS encoding TIGR04013 family B12-binding domain/radical SAM domain-containing protein: MDINIRWNRKNSYSLATLYPLLENAGFVRHPVDGIMVYSFSTAQKRSIFTEVSSSNTDSVYIAGGPHPSGSVEETLGFFDYVVIGEGEETLPQLVDTLQMGGDVSKVAGIAYKTNDNIVHTSARQPVNLDDYPCFDCEGPRSPIEISRGCPWNCKYCQTPRLFGHKMRHRSIDSIVRYARCYNDLRFTSSNAFAYGGDGIHPRLDKVEKLLACLAKFEGKNIYFGTFPSEVRPEFVSEDALELVNKYCTNKSISLGGQSGSDRILRQIRRGHSSEDISHAVEHCVDKAIVPMVDFIFGFPGETEEDQRMTLDMINWIISKGGKVRAHYLTPLPSTPYENMVPAPIEPDVNRLLGKLALDGKLTGKWA; this comes from the coding sequence ATGGATATAAATATCCGTTGGAATCGAAAGAACTCATACAGTCTGGCGACCCTTTATCCCTTGCTTGAAAATGCAGGTTTTGTCAGACACCCCGTTGACGGCATAATGGTGTACAGCTTTTCCACCGCACAAAAAAGAAGCATATTTACGGAAGTATCCTCTTCAAACACCGATTCTGTCTATATAGCAGGAGGGCCGCATCCATCAGGATCAGTGGAAGAAACTCTTGGATTTTTTGATTATGTGGTTATCGGGGAGGGAGAAGAAACCCTGCCACAACTTGTGGATACCCTGCAAATGGGTGGGGATGTTTCAAAAGTAGCCGGGATCGCCTACAAAACAAACGATAATATAGTGCACACATCTGCCCGGCAACCGGTAAACCTCGATGATTATCCCTGTTTTGACTGTGAAGGCCCCAGGTCACCAATTGAAATCAGCCGGGGATGCCCCTGGAATTGCAAATATTGCCAGACACCCAGACTTTTCGGGCACAAAATGCGGCATCGAAGTATTGATTCCATTGTTCGTTATGCACGCTGCTACAATGACCTGAGATTCACCTCTTCGAATGCTTTTGCCTACGGGGGTGACGGGATTCATCCGAGGCTGGATAAAGTTGAGAAATTACTTGCCTGCCTTGCAAAGTTTGAAGGAAAGAATATCTACTTTGGCACTTTCCCATCGGAAGTGCGTCCTGAATTCGTTTCGGAGGATGCTCTGGAACTGGTAAATAAATACTGCACAAACAAAAGTATAAGCCTGGGTGGCCAATCAGGCAGCGATAGGATACTCAGGCAAATTCGCAGGGGACATAGCAGTGAAGATATCTCTCATGCCGTTGAGCATTGCGTGGACAAAGCTATCGTGCCGATGGTGGATTTCATATTCGGTTTTCCCGGTGAGACCGAAGAGGACCAGCGAATGACCCTGGATATGATCAACTGGATAATCAGTAAAGGTGGCAAGGTGCGGGCTCATTACCTGACCCCACTGCCTTCGACTCCTTATGAAAATATGGTTCCTGCACCGATCGAACCGGATGTAAATAGGCTTCTGGGCAAACTGGCACTGGATGGGAAATTGACCGGAAAATGGGCTTAA
- the uvrC gene encoding excinuclease ABC subunit UvrC, which yields MSENIVPGNPDISDFPHLPGVYLMKDENETIIYIGKARDLKKRVSQYFQADKNKSPKTKVLVSKIRDIEYIVTSTEVEALILEANLIKKNRPRYNISLKDDKRYPYVKVTINSRYPRIYLVRRRMMDDAVYFGPYTSVKPVRTTLDLISQIFKIRRCHGNPAQKKRPCLNYHINRCMGPCTGDVDAEEYRDNVKAAVKYLRGDTGDLLGKLKQQMQEYAEKQRYEAASVIRDQIGGLKELAKQQKTTAGIDDRDVIGLHVDEKDIYVQLFYVRNGNMVGRADFELNRGKSTSSEIIAEFIKQYYQDSPVPPEIVVPEMPPEEEVILKWLSEKAGRKVTLNIPRIGEKKKLLDMAMKNATMAKERANTEKAKMEGTLQGLETLQEKLGIGTLPRHIEGFDISNISGSDPVASMVVFKNGTPSKADYRHYNIKSVEGIDDFAMMAEAVERRYSHIKDDKQAMPDLILIDGGEGQVNAASRELQKLQINIPIIGLAKKFEHIIFPDTHPRKLLILPKKSPALKMLMQVRDEAHRFAVASHRKRRSARLSHSELDGIEGIGEKKKKELLQHFGSVEKVRQAEEKEIAEVGGIGKALAMRIAEKLREQK from the coding sequence ATGAGCGAAAATATTGTGCCGGGAAATCCGGACATATCAGATTTTCCCCATCTGCCTGGTGTATACCTGATGAAGGATGAAAATGAGACCATTATCTACATCGGTAAAGCCAGGGACCTGAAGAAAAGGGTCAGTCAATACTTTCAGGCTGACAAAAACAAGAGTCCAAAAACAAAGGTCCTTGTTAGCAAGATAAGGGATATAGAATACATAGTTACATCCACAGAAGTTGAAGCCCTTATCCTGGAAGCCAACCTTATCAAAAAGAACAGGCCCAGGTACAATATCAGCCTTAAGGATGACAAACGTTATCCCTATGTGAAGGTAACCATCAATTCCAGATACCCGCGCATATATCTGGTCAGACGCAGGATGATGGACGATGCTGTCTATTTTGGACCATACACCAGTGTAAAGCCGGTACGCACCACCCTTGACCTGATATCCCAGATATTCAAAATCCGCAGGTGTCACGGTAATCCTGCACAGAAGAAAAGGCCCTGTCTGAATTACCATATAAATCGCTGTATGGGACCTTGCACAGGAGATGTGGATGCTGAAGAATACAGGGATAATGTGAAGGCCGCAGTAAAGTACCTCAGGGGAGATACCGGTGACCTGCTGGGCAAACTCAAACAGCAAATGCAGGAATACGCAGAAAAACAGCGATATGAGGCAGCTTCGGTTATCCGGGACCAGATAGGAGGTTTAAAGGAACTTGCAAAACAGCAAAAGACAACTGCAGGGATCGATGACCGGGATGTGATCGGTTTGCATGTGGATGAAAAAGACATCTATGTCCAGCTCTTCTATGTGCGAAACGGCAACATGGTTGGGAGAGCGGATTTTGAACTGAACCGGGGGAAAAGTACATCCTCTGAGATCATTGCCGAATTCATTAAGCAATACTACCAGGATTCCCCTGTTCCTCCCGAAATTGTTGTACCAGAGATGCCTCCAGAGGAAGAAGTAATCCTGAAATGGCTGTCTGAAAAGGCTGGCAGGAAAGTCACCCTGAACATTCCCCGGATAGGGGAAAAGAAAAAACTCCTTGATATGGCGATGAAAAATGCCACAATGGCCAAAGAGCGGGCAAATACGGAGAAAGCAAAAATGGAGGGGACACTGCAAGGGCTGGAAACCTTACAGGAAAAACTGGGAATTGGTACACTGCCCCGACACATAGAAGGTTTTGACATATCCAATATATCGGGAAGTGACCCGGTAGCTTCGATGGTAGTATTCAAAAACGGTACACCTTCAAAAGCGGACTACAGGCATTACAATATCAAAAGTGTTGAAGGAATTGATGATTTTGCCATGATGGCCGAAGCTGTTGAAAGGCGATACTCCCACATCAAAGATGATAAACAAGCCATGCCGGACCTTATACTTATCGACGGGGGAGAAGGGCAGGTCAACGCCGCAAGCCGGGAATTACAAAAACTGCAGATAAATATACCTATAATCGGCCTTGCCAAGAAATTTGAGCATATAATTTTTCCAGACACCCATCCCCGTAAACTGCTGATTCTGCCTAAAAAATCACCTGCACTAAAAATGCTCATGCAGGTAAGGGATGAAGCACACAGGTTTGCAGTGGCATCCCACAGAAAAAGGAGATCAGCAAGACTTTCCCATTCCGAGCTTGATGGGATTGAAGGAATCGGGGAAAAGAAAAAGAAAGAACTTCTGCAACATTTCGGATCTGTGGAAAAGGTCAGACAGGCTGAGGAAAAAGAGATCGCAGAAGTTGGGGGAATCGGAAAGGCACTTGCAATGCGTATTGCCGAAAAACTCAGGGAACAAAAATGA
- a CDS encoding UbiD family decarboxylase, producing MTLRDFLDRIRTSGRLTVIKEKVNAEYEAPMIAKNTSGPVLFENINGYRAIMNVLGSRDELGAMLNVNRSDIIQSLSGIQPDGEIRVVDSSPTKEVCVEEVDLYSLPIMTHFEKDGGPYITAGIVVSEYEGVTNASIHRLMVVGKNKLAGRLVPPRHTYLLQKEAENNGDPLPVSIVLGPHPAIAFASTTRVGEGKEFNYAAALMGNPVELFECDNGIKTPHSEIVMEGYIYPEERTDEGPFVDITGTYDLVRQEPVITVTKIWHRKDPIYHGILPAGPEHLLMMGVPYEPRIYEAVGEVTKVRNVILTEGGCCYLHAIVQIEKQTEGDAKNAIMAAFAAHTSLKHVIVVDEDIDIFDSDDIEFAMATRVKADSDVMIIPGVRGSSLDPRGASDGTTTKMGIDATKVLAEKEKFERATMPKNIN from the coding sequence ATGACCCTCAGAGATTTTCTTGACAGGATCCGTACTTCCGGCAGGCTTACTGTAATCAAAGAAAAGGTGAATGCCGAGTACGAGGCACCAATGATTGCAAAAAATACCTCCGGACCGGTCCTTTTCGAAAATATTAATGGCTACCGGGCGATTATGAACGTACTGGGAAGCAGGGATGAGCTGGGAGCAATGCTTAATGTCAATAGAAGTGATATTATCCAGAGTCTTTCCGGGATACAGCCGGATGGGGAAATAAGGGTTGTGGATTCTTCTCCTACAAAAGAAGTTTGTGTAGAGGAAGTGGACCTCTATTCTCTTCCTATTATGACTCATTTTGAGAAAGACGGTGGTCCCTATATCACGGCAGGAATAGTTGTTTCCGAATATGAAGGTGTGACAAATGCCTCTATCCATCGCCTGATGGTTGTGGGGAAAAATAAACTGGCCGGGCGCCTCGTGCCTCCAAGACATACATATCTTCTGCAAAAAGAGGCTGAAAATAATGGTGATCCATTGCCTGTTTCCATAGTACTGGGCCCGCACCCTGCGATTGCTTTTGCATCCACAACACGGGTGGGGGAAGGCAAGGAATTTAATTATGCGGCTGCCCTGATGGGCAATCCCGTGGAACTTTTTGAATGTGACAATGGTATAAAGACCCCACATTCTGAAATTGTCATGGAAGGTTACATCTATCCCGAAGAAAGGACAGATGAAGGCCCATTTGTGGATATCACGGGTACCTATGATCTTGTACGCCAGGAGCCGGTCATAACTGTTACAAAAATATGGCATCGTAAAGACCCCATATACCACGGAATATTGCCCGCAGGTCCTGAACACCTGCTGATGATGGGTGTACCCTATGAACCCCGTATTTACGAGGCTGTCGGGGAAGTTACAAAAGTAAGAAACGTAATTCTGACCGAAGGAGGCTGCTGCTATCTTCATGCCATTGTCCAGATTGAAAAGCAGACAGAGGGAGATGCAAAAAACGCCATAATGGCAGCGTTTGCCGCCCATACCAGTCTCAAACATGTGATTGTTGTGGATGAGGATATAGATATATTTGACAGTGATGACATCGAATTTGCCATGGCAACACGTGTGAAGGCGGATTCAGATGTTATGATAATTCCCGGCGTCCGGGGAAGTTCTCTTGATCCCCGCGGGGCATCCGATGGTACAACTACTAAAATGGGTATTGATGCCACAAAGGTGCTGGCAGAAAAAGAGAAATTCGAAAGAGCCACGATGCCAAAAAACATTAACTGA
- a CDS encoding YkgJ family cysteine cluster protein, with translation MQIALISKELAQARSDLSDVEAYPFEELVDIIKDVGFECSRCTRCCTRDYNDHVFLLEKDVERIEMIDSSKITPAPYFDYCDNKGNFYVQGYALTYRDDGTCAFLGEDGLCTIYKQRPAICSIYPYMLNREPDTRGKLLWRHVAGLNEHGYYHCEMTEKDAMQIAKDVVEYETGFLQHRIDFLTTLLSYFRENKLKPSQRQYERQMKKYNSGKKILVNVYHCGQFHTYHLADKS, from the coding sequence ATGCAGATAGCTTTGATAAGCAAAGAGCTCGCACAGGCCAGATCAGACCTATCTGACGTAGAGGCATACCCTTTTGAAGAACTGGTTGATATAATCAAAGACGTGGGTTTTGAATGCAGCAGGTGCACACGCTGTTGCACCCGCGATTACAATGATCATGTTTTCCTGCTGGAGAAGGATGTTGAGAGAATCGAGATGATCGATTCCTCAAAAATTACACCTGCACCTTATTTTGATTACTGTGATAACAAGGGCAATTTCTATGTACAGGGGTATGCCCTGACCTACAGGGATGACGGGACCTGTGCTTTCCTGGGGGAAGATGGCCTGTGTACCATATACAAACAGAGGCCCGCCATATGCAGCATATATCCCTATATGCTCAATCGCGAACCCGACACCAGGGGCAAACTTCTGTGGAGACACGTGGCAGGCCTGAATGAACACGGTTACTACCACTGTGAAATGACTGAAAAGGATGCCATGCAGATAGCAAAAGATGTGGTGGAATATGAAACCGGCTTCCTTCAGCACCGAATAGATTTCCTTACTACCCTGCTCTCCTATTTCAGGGAAAATAAACTCAAACCTTCCCAGAGACAGTACGAAAGACAAATGAAAAAATACAATTCAGGAAAAAAAATTCTCGTTAACGTATACCACTGTGGACAATTTCATACTTACCATCTTGCAGATAAAAGTTAA
- a CDS encoding DUF126 domain-containing protein yields the protein MVPIRIKGRGISKGSAGGEVLLSEDPISFLGNVDPQTGKIVDPDHCLFGKKIGGKVLVFPHGKGSTVGSYVIYQLFKNGVAPVAMVNLECEPIVAVGAIISEIPLVDGLESNPFEMLKDGMNVNVDGKEGWLEIKD from the coding sequence GTGGTTCCCATTCGGATTAAAGGCAGGGGCATCTCAAAAGGAAGTGCTGGCGGTGAAGTATTGCTTTCTGAAGATCCGATCTCTTTTCTGGGCAACGTAGATCCTCAGACAGGTAAGATCGTTGATCCTGATCATTGTCTTTTCGGGAAAAAAATAGGTGGTAAGGTATTGGTATTTCCTCATGGGAAAGGCTCTACAGTGGGTTCCTATGTAATTTATCAGCTTTTCAAAAATGGTGTTGCTCCGGTTGCAATGGTAAACCTGGAATGTGAACCGATAGTAGCTGTGGGAGCGATCATTTCCGAAATCCCTCTGGTTGATGGTCTGGAAAGTAATCCGTTTGAGATGCTGAAGGATGGTATGAACGTGAATGTAGACGGAAAAGAAGGCTGGCTGGAAATAAAGGATTAA